Proteins encoded together in one Nostoc sp. PCC 7524 window:
- the dapF gene encoding diaminopimelate epimerase produces the protein MAIEFTKYHGLGNDFILIDNRSSSLPVLTPEQAVKLCDRHFGIGADGVIFALPGEHGTDYTMRIFNSDGSEPEMCGNGIRCLAGFLADLEGIFRNKDTYQIQTLAGVITPQLMPDGQIKVDMGVPRLLAEEIPTTLSTPDTKVINQPLEVEGQTWEVTCVSMGNPHCITFVEDVTAIPLATIGLKFEHHSAFPQRTNTEFIEVVSRDYLKMRVWERGAGITLACGTGACASLVAGVLTGKCDRAATVELPGGALHIEWSEVDQRIYMTGPAERVFTGKV, from the coding sequence ATGGCAATTGAATTTACTAAGTATCACGGTTTAGGCAACGACTTTATTTTGATTGATAATCGCTCGTCAAGCTTACCTGTACTGACTCCAGAGCAGGCTGTTAAATTATGCGATCGCCATTTTGGTATCGGTGCTGATGGTGTGATTTTTGCCCTACCTGGAGAACACGGCACGGATTACACGATGCGGATTTTTAACTCCGATGGCTCGGAACCGGAAATGTGTGGTAACGGGATTCGCTGTTTAGCAGGGTTTTTAGCAGATTTAGAAGGGATATTTCGGAATAAAGACACCTACCAAATTCAGACATTGGCTGGTGTGATTACACCCCAACTGATGCCGGATGGTCAAATCAAGGTAGATATGGGTGTACCAAGATTATTAGCAGAGGAAATCCCTACTACCCTATCTACACCTGATACTAAGGTGATTAACCAACCCCTAGAAGTAGAAGGGCAAACTTGGGAAGTTACCTGTGTAAGTATGGGCAATCCTCACTGTATTACCTTTGTCGAAGATGTGACGGCGATTCCTTTGGCAACTATCGGCCTGAAATTTGAACATCACTCAGCTTTTCCCCAAAGAACAAACACCGAATTTATTGAAGTAGTGAGTCGTGACTACCTGAAAATGCGCGTCTGGGAACGGGGCGCAGGAATCACCCTAGCTTGTGGAACTGGGGCTTGTGCTTCCTTGGTGGCTGGGGTATTGACGGGAAAATGCGATCGCGCCGCCACTGTGGAATTACCCGGTGGTGCTTTACACATTGAATGGTCAGAAGTAGACCAACGGATTTACATGACTGGCCCAGCCGAGAGGGTATTCACTGGTAAAGTGTAA
- a CDS encoding DNA-3-methyladenine glycosylase family protein: protein MNLEKELESLTPESFNYALNMLAQIDSDLAHVLAVLGNPPLWNREPGFPTLVQIILEQQVSLAAAQAVFNRLSQTVTPLTPNNFLTFDHEQLKAIGFSRQKSLYCRELADAIVNGQLNLTQLESMDDRTIRNQLKLIKGIGDWTVDIYLLMALKRPDAFPKGDLGLVIATQKLKGLAERPTPIQLEAIAQNWRPWRAVAARILWHYYLQHF, encoded by the coding sequence ATGAACCTAGAAAAAGAACTAGAATCTTTAACTCCAGAAAGTTTTAACTATGCTTTAAATATGCTGGCTCAAATTGATAGTGATTTAGCTCATGTTTTAGCAGTCCTGGGGAATCCTCCCCTATGGAACAGGGAGCCTGGGTTTCCCACCTTAGTGCAAATCATTCTAGAACAGCAAGTTTCTTTAGCGGCTGCCCAGGCTGTATTTAATCGTTTATCTCAAACTGTTACACCCCTAACCCCAAACAATTTTCTCACCTTTGATCATGAGCAATTAAAAGCAATAGGATTTAGCCGCCAAAAGAGTTTATATTGCCGGGAACTGGCGGATGCAATTGTCAATGGTCAGCTGAATTTAACTCAGTTGGAAAGCATGGATGATCGCACTATTAGAAACCAGTTAAAGCTGATTAAAGGGATCGGCGACTGGACAGTTGATATTTACCTATTAATGGCACTAAAACGCCCTGATGCCTTTCCTAAAGGTGATTTAGGTCTGGTGATTGCCACCCAAAAACTCAAAGGATTGGCAGAGCGTCCTACACCTATACAACTAGAAGCGATCGCCCAAAACTGGCGACCTTGGCGGGCAGTAGCTGCCAGAATTCTCTGGCACTACTACTTACAGCACTTTTGA
- a CDS encoding sensor histidine kinase translates to MITVNHTSVTCLSKGHRVDETAKSLPQLDCQQQIITWWERITANLPGMIFQFLLRPDGSRCWLYVSAGSQKLYELAPEVIRADGQALDKLIHPEDINSLAASMTLAATTMKPWRWQGRIITPSGQLKWIEATSQLELQANGDLLWEGWFMDISDRKRAEIQLHASETRYQAILDAIPDLMFRISRDGQYLDLKGNDGILSRDEIIGRNLQDVLPRDVAAIGQEMIIKTLDTGNLHSCEYQLPIPGGVRDYEARLVISGSDEVLAIVRDITERKQAESTLQNLAQKFSKAFNCSPDPITISTLKDGRYVEVNDSFVRLSGYERDEAIGRTAFDLNIWVHESDRTELIQQLKTNGVVRDCKLAFRRKSGEVVTTLLSAEVIDLDGVPHILAINHDITERQLAAQRDRILTETLVRIRSSLNLDEILQTTVTEVRQFLQADRVFIGIDDPGVGATIVAESVNSKYPSVLGWTNNDHTYLQELRTVLTANRVRAVPDVSQIDVSPPLQAIYQQFHTKATLAVPIFLGEKLFGALIANQCSGTRHWQPIEIDLLQQMSEQLAIAIQQVKLYQELADLNTNLEQQVEERTAQLQQKMQELAEMQRVKDVVLHTVAHDLRTSVMGNLMVLKNLQGLGIGERHRSRGEYDYQCSMPHAQSKISVPDSIIERMIQGNDWQLGMLDSLLEIHSCEEQGMTLQRERVQFSALFEKFTRDLQPILSQNQATVKNLVPENLPLVMADVARLQKVVSNLLTHSLQHNPPGLNFTVKAAVEKGMIRTQIQDNGVTMSKLECDRLFDLYVRDPQAPCSTAISCKMYLCRQIIQAHGGEIGVVSNTKRGVTFWFTLPFDQRKAESRRQSRCL, encoded by the coding sequence ATGATTACCGTTAACCATACATCAGTTACTTGCTTATCAAAGGGTCACAGAGTGGATGAAACTGCTAAATCCTTACCTCAACTAGATTGTCAACAACAAATAATTACTTGGTGGGAAAGAATTACTGCCAATTTACCGGGAATGATTTTTCAGTTTCTACTGCGGCCAGATGGTTCTCGGTGTTGGCTTTATGTCAGTGCTGGTAGTCAAAAACTATATGAATTAGCTCCAGAGGTGATCCGAGCAGATGGGCAAGCTCTAGACAAACTTATTCATCCTGAAGATATCAACAGCTTGGCAGCATCTATGACTCTGGCGGCTACGACTATGAAACCTTGGCGTTGGCAAGGTCGCATCATCACGCCTAGTGGTCAACTGAAATGGATTGAAGCGACTTCCCAACTGGAATTACAGGCTAATGGCGATCTGCTTTGGGAGGGATGGTTTATGGATATCTCAGACCGCAAAAGGGCAGAAATTCAATTACACGCCAGTGAAACACGGTATCAAGCTATTTTGGATGCTATCCCTGATTTAATGTTTCGCATCAGTCGTGATGGCCAGTATCTCGATTTGAAAGGAAATGATGGGATTTTATCTAGGGATGAAATCATTGGTAGAAATTTGCAGGATGTCTTACCAAGGGATGTAGCCGCTATTGGCCAAGAGATGATTATCAAAACCTTGGATACAGGGAATTTGCACAGCTGCGAATATCAACTACCAATTCCTGGGGGCGTGCGAGACTATGAGGCGCGGTTAGTAATCAGTGGTTCCGATGAAGTTTTAGCGATTGTCAGGGATATTACTGAGCGCAAACAAGCTGAAAGCACTTTGCAAAATCTGGCGCAAAAGTTTTCTAAAGCTTTTAATTGCAGTCCTGATCCCATTACTATCAGCACCCTCAAAGATGGACGCTATGTGGAAGTTAATGATAGTTTTGTCAGACTTTCAGGTTATGAGCGAGATGAAGCTATCGGTCGTACTGCCTTTGATTTAAATATATGGGTGCATGAGAGCGATCGCACCGAATTAATACAACAATTAAAGACAAATGGGGTAGTTCGCGACTGTAAATTGGCCTTTCGCCGCAAATCAGGTGAGGTGGTGACAACTTTACTCTCGGCTGAAGTGATTGATTTAGACGGGGTTCCCCACATCTTAGCCATTAATCATGACATCACCGAACGGCAGTTGGCAGCACAACGCGATCGCATCTTAACAGAAACCCTAGTGAGAATTCGCTCTTCTCTTAACTTAGATGAAATTCTCCAGACTACGGTAACGGAAGTCAGACAATTTTTACAAGCAGACCGGGTATTTATTGGTATTGATGATCCTGGAGTAGGAGCTACCATTGTTGCGGAATCAGTCAATTCCAAGTATCCCTCAGTTTTGGGGTGGACAAATAATGATCACACCTATCTGCAAGAATTGCGGACTGTGCTGACAGCTAATCGGGTGCGTGCAGTACCAGATGTCAGCCAAATCGACGTATCACCCCCATTACAAGCGATTTATCAACAATTTCACACCAAAGCTACCTTAGCTGTACCTATTTTTTTGGGTGAGAAATTATTTGGGGCTTTAATTGCTAATCAATGTTCTGGAACGCGACATTGGCAACCAATAGAAATTGATTTGCTACAGCAAATGTCGGAACAATTAGCGATCGCAATTCAACAAGTCAAACTATATCAAGAACTAGCTGACCTCAACACTAATCTCGAACAGCAGGTAGAAGAACGGACTGCCCAACTGCAACAAAAAATGCAGGAATTAGCAGAAATGCAACGAGTCAAGGACGTTGTATTACACACCGTTGCCCACGATTTACGCACTTCCGTTATGGGTAACTTGATGGTGTTGAAGAATCTTCAGGGATTGGGGATTGGGGAAAGGCACAGAAGCAGAGGAGAGTATGATTATCAATGCTCAATGCCCCATGCCCAATCCAAAATTTCTGTTCCTGACTCGATTATTGAACGGATGATTCAAGGTAATGATTGGCAATTGGGAATGCTAGACTCGTTACTGGAAATTCATTCTTGTGAAGAACAGGGGATGACACTCCAGCGCGAACGGGTGCAATTTAGCGCCCTGTTTGAGAAGTTTACTAGAGATTTACAACCGATATTGAGCCAAAACCAAGCAACTGTCAAGAATTTGGTTCCGGAAAATTTACCGTTGGTGATGGCAGATGTAGCACGGTTGCAGAAAGTTGTGAGCAATTTGTTGACTCATAGCCTACAACATAATCCTCCAGGACTCAACTTTACTGTCAAAGCTGCCGTGGAAAAAGGGATGATTCGGACTCAAATTCAAGATAATGGCGTAACCATGAGTAAACTAGAATGCGATCGCCTGTTTGATTTATACGTGCGAGATCCTCAAGCTCCCTGTTCTACGGCTATCAGCTGCAAAATGTATCTCTGTCGGCAAATTATTCAAGCTCATGGTGGCGAAATTGGTGTTGTTAGTAATACTAAACGTGGCGTAACTTTCTGGTTTACATTACCCTTTGATCAAAGAAAGGCAGAGAGCAGAAGGCAGTCCCGATGTTTATGA
- a CDS encoding potassium channel family protein codes for MGQNVVSADTFLVCGLGSLGQYCVSVLKEFGVRVNAIEAINPQKWEISDLPDLIDHLVIGDCCQPRILEQAGIRQSRSILIVTSDERVNIAVAFAARSLNPDVRLVIRSSQDNLNELLRESLGNFVAFEATQLPAKSFALAALGSETTGFFTLENHFLQVMQVSIDTGHRWRNFLQLHEINTSHRRILTHNRAGSALAQTFYEWEPDTPILPGDIITYIEATENLVSRSQQPVKHIQQLWRTVFKNLTWANLRYQLIQFWVESSQARRVVLMSCLVMASLFFCGAFLYKLQYPQISWQEALNVSLVLSLGGYGDLFGGRELPFVVPGWLHLFSISQTVASTVFVGILYAVMTERILAARFQFSMRRLPVPKSDHVVLVGLGRVGRLVAHLLQELKQPLIGINSYELDPSLLPPIPLIVGNIKNALNKVNITTAKSVIVVTDDEVTNLEIALMSHAANPKACVVIRTVDPRFSENVARLLPYARVLGVYELAAEAFVGAAFGENILNLFRLHNQTTLVTEYQIEANDTLNGRLLGEIAYGYGVVPILHTRNNQRTPKFMPSDDIRLIVGDRLVVLATIEGLQRVERGTMLPRQCLVRVEKAVSQEAVFEGAALISRISGCDMYIARTLMNQLPGTLQCPLYKHQAHRLVNELVKCQVSAYVAIPHQT; via the coding sequence ATGGGACAAAATGTGGTCAGTGCCGACACATTCTTGGTGTGTGGGCTGGGAAGCTTAGGGCAGTATTGTGTCTCTGTACTCAAAGAGTTTGGGGTGAGGGTAAATGCCATTGAGGCTATAAATCCTCAAAAATGGGAAATTTCCGATTTACCAGATTTAATTGATCACTTAGTCATTGGTGACTGTTGCCAACCCAGGATATTAGAACAGGCAGGAATTCGCCAGTCTCGCTCCATTTTGATTGTCACCAGTGATGAGCGCGTGAATATTGCAGTGGCATTTGCAGCGCGATCGCTCAATCCCGATGTCCGTTTAGTGATCCGTTCCTCCCAAGATAATCTCAATGAATTACTCCGTGAAAGCCTAGGTAACTTTGTCGCCTTTGAAGCTACGCAATTACCCGCTAAAAGCTTTGCCTTAGCTGCTCTAGGAAGCGAAACCACAGGCTTCTTTACTTTGGAAAATCATTTCTTGCAAGTCATGCAAGTCTCAATTGATACGGGGCATCGTTGGCGGAACTTCCTACAACTTCATGAAATCAACACTAGCCATCGGCGAATTCTTACCCACAACCGAGCCGGATCAGCGTTAGCGCAGACATTCTATGAATGGGAACCAGATACTCCCATTTTGCCAGGAGACATCATTACTTATATTGAAGCCACTGAAAATCTAGTTTCTCGCTCTCAACAACCAGTCAAGCATATCCAGCAACTGTGGCGAACCGTATTTAAAAACCTCACCTGGGCAAATCTGCGTTACCAACTCATCCAGTTTTGGGTGGAAAGTAGTCAAGCTCGCCGTGTAGTGTTAATGAGTTGTTTAGTCATGGCGAGTTTGTTCTTCTGTGGTGCATTTCTCTACAAACTGCAATATCCGCAAATTAGCTGGCAAGAAGCCTTAAATGTTTCTTTAGTTCTCAGCCTGGGGGGTTATGGCGACTTGTTTGGTGGGCGAGAACTGCCCTTTGTTGTACCTGGATGGCTACATTTATTCAGCATTAGTCAGACTGTTGCCAGTACGGTGTTTGTCGGCATTCTCTACGCAGTGATGACTGAACGCATCTTAGCCGCCAGATTCCAGTTTTCCATGCGCCGTCTACCTGTACCTAAATCTGATCATGTGGTGTTAGTTGGGTTAGGCAGAGTGGGTAGGTTAGTAGCGCACCTACTCCAAGAACTCAAACAACCATTGATAGGAATTAATTCCTATGAGCTAGATCCCAGTTTATTACCACCAATCCCCTTAATTGTGGGCAACATCAAAAATGCCCTCAACAAAGTGAATATCACCACCGCCAAAAGTGTGATTGTCGTCACCGATGATGAAGTGACAAACCTAGAAATTGCCTTGATGTCTCATGCTGCCAACCCCAAAGCCTGTGTAGTAATTCGCACCGTTGATCCTCGGTTTAGTGAGAATGTTGCCAGATTACTACCTTATGCCAGAGTTTTGGGGGTTTATGAACTAGCAGCCGAGGCCTTTGTGGGGGCGGCCTTTGGGGAAAATATTCTCAATCTGTTTCGCTTGCATAACCAAACCACATTAGTCACTGAGTATCAAATTGAAGCCAACGATACCCTCAACGGGCGACTATTAGGAGAAATTGCTTATGGTTATGGAGTAGTACCGATTCTCCATACCAGAAATAACCAACGCACCCCTAAGTTTATGCCCTCCGATGATATCAGGTTGATTGTAGGCGATCGCTTAGTTGTTCTCGCCACCATTGAAGGATTGCAACGGGTAGAACGGGGAACTATGCTACCTCGCCAATGTTTAGTGCGGGTAGAAAAGGCTGTGTCACAAGAAGCAGTTTTTGAAGGGGCGGCATTAATTTCTCGCATCTCTGGCTGTGATATGTATATTGCCAGAACCTTGATGAATCAATTGCCAGGAACTTTACAATGTCCCCTCTACAAACATCAAGCCCATCGTTTAGTGAATGAGTTAGTTAAATGTCAAGTTTCGGCTTATGTGGCAATCCCACACCAAACTTAA
- a CDS encoding PAS domain S-box protein, with product MPNIAGYSWLRCSIALINVAFALMLMLLLDPWVKMSGTPFLLFFSAVMVSAWYGSWKGGVLATCLSAFVSDYFFLEPQYNLSVDLSNAVKIGLFAVQGLLFTILCVALKNAKRRDEANLHKLKESEERFQLALSSSDIVVFQQDSNLLYRWIHNPQGGTTTEDILGKSDYDLFPFSVAEQLTAIKQRVLETDVSEHEEVYIILQGKVLYYDLLVEPLKVNGRIQGITCVAINISERKQVEQEKAKLRQELQQAMQQKEESLALLNAWLASSPVALAFLDQELRYVYANEALAAINGVPQDQHIGYTIREVLPEWAAQIEPILYEVMQTKEPLLNQEVMGETHPTGVYRCGLVSYYPVCLPDGQLLGVGVTGIDITQQKKTQQALRESEARFRTMFNQAALGIALISLDGKFLQVNPALCQLVGYSYDEFIQMSFQDITHPDDLETDWNYGQKVLTREINCYSLEKRYIRKDGGIVWVNVTSSVVCDDDGEPKYALGIVEDISQRKQAQATQNFLVEASTILAASLDYEVTLSNVAKLTVPTLADWCIVDILQPDWSIKRVAIACHNPQKRQIIEEIQQRYPPRSDGNHPFRQTLIQGKSVFYPELPTSTLVEMARDEEHLQLLQSLGMRSVMVIPFYSRERLFGVISFVTGESGRQFQATDLALAEDIARRAATAIDNARLYQETQQAKQAAEMAVSRTARLQSITSALSEALTPQQVADVIVNQGIAALGASGGSVVLIEGDSELKILEAVGYPQSVRENWASFPITANVPIAVAARTKEPIFLANTEILADQYPEIANIPALTGNCAFACIPLIVEQQTIGVLALSFATTQIFTAEDQRFMLTLAQQCAQAIARAQLYEAERNARAAAESANRIKDEFLTVLSHELRTPLNPILGWAKLLRTRKHNEATIIQALETIERNAKLQTQLIDDLLDVSRILRGKLQLNIRAVDLRTTITAALETVRLAAEAKSIEMITCLDAPVGQVMGDSDRLQQVVWNLLSNAVKFTPPNGQVQVTLEQVGLEAQIQVIDTGKGITPEFLPHVFEYFRQADSKTTRIFGGLGLGLAIVRHFVELHGGTVQAESAGDEQGATFTVKLPLTKNTEDRLLSADSAIAESEIQDSLLTGVQILLVDDQPDVREFFSFALEQYGANVTTVESALAALKILADTKPDVLLSDIGMPEMDGYMLVRQIRKWSPEQGGQIPAIALTAYAGEIDHQQALAAGFQKHIPKPAETVELVMAIAQLLGRN from the coding sequence ATGCCTAATATTGCTGGTTATTCATGGCTACGTTGTAGCATTGCCCTAATAAACGTAGCATTTGCACTGATGCTCATGCTACTACTAGATCCTTGGGTAAAGATGAGTGGCACTCCATTTTTGCTGTTTTTCAGTGCTGTTATGGTAAGTGCTTGGTATGGTAGTTGGAAAGGGGGAGTTTTAGCAACCTGTTTATCTGCTTTTGTCAGCGATTATTTCTTTCTTGAACCACAATATAATCTGTCTGTGGATCTTTCTAATGCTGTAAAGATTGGGCTATTTGCTGTACAAGGATTACTGTTCACAATCCTATGCGTTGCATTAAAAAATGCCAAGCGCAGAGATGAGGCAAACTTGCATAAACTCAAAGAGAGTGAGGAGCGGTTTCAATTAGCATTAAGCAGTTCAGATATTGTAGTATTCCAGCAAGATAGCAATTTGCTGTATCGTTGGATTCATAATCCACAAGGTGGAACCACTACTGAGGACATTCTAGGCAAGTCCGATTATGATTTATTTCCTTTCTCAGTAGCAGAGCAATTGACAGCAATTAAGCAAAGAGTGTTAGAGACAGACGTTTCTGAACATGAAGAAGTTTATATCATCTTGCAGGGAAAAGTCCTTTACTATGATTTGCTGGTAGAACCCTTGAAAGTAAATGGTCGAATTCAGGGTATTACCTGTGTAGCTATTAACATTAGTGAGCGTAAGCAAGTAGAGCAAGAAAAAGCGAAATTACGCCAGGAATTGCAACAGGCAATGCAGCAGAAAGAAGAGTCTTTAGCATTGCTGAATGCTTGGCTGGCTAGTTCACCTGTAGCCCTGGCTTTTTTAGATCAAGAACTGCGTTACGTTTATGCTAACGAAGCATTGGCAGCGATTAACGGCGTACCACAAGATCAGCATATTGGGTATACCATCAGGGAAGTATTACCAGAATGGGCAGCGCAAATTGAGCCGATTCTGTATGAAGTCATGCAAACTAAGGAGCCATTACTGAATCAAGAAGTAATGGGAGAAACACATCCGACTGGGGTTTATCGTTGTGGACTTGTGAGCTACTATCCAGTTTGTTTACCAGATGGGCAATTGTTGGGAGTGGGTGTAACCGGTATAGATATTACTCAACAGAAAAAAACTCAGCAAGCCTTAAGAGAAAGCGAAGCCAGGTTTCGGACAATGTTTAACCAAGCGGCATTAGGGATTGCCCTCATCAGCTTGGATGGTAAATTTCTGCAAGTAAATCCGGCTTTATGCCAACTTGTTGGGTATAGTTATGACGAATTCATCCAAATGAGCTTTCAGGATATTACTCACCCTGATGATTTAGAAACCGACTGGAATTATGGTCAGAAGGTATTAACCAGAGAGATTAATTGTTATTCTCTCGAAAAACGCTACATCCGTAAAGACGGTGGGATTGTTTGGGTTAACGTGACTTCATCAGTAGTATGCGATGATGACGGAGAACCAAAGTATGCCTTGGGCATTGTTGAAGATATTAGTCAACGCAAACAAGCACAAGCAACGCAAAACTTTTTAGTGGAAGCCAGCACTATCCTAGCGGCTTCCTTAGATTATGAAGTCACTCTCAGTAATGTAGCTAAGTTGACAGTGCCGACCTTAGCAGACTGGTGTATTGTAGATATTCTGCAACCAGATTGGTCAATTAAACGAGTAGCGATCGCTTGCCATAATCCCCAAAAACGTCAGATCATAGAAGAAATTCAACAGCGTTATCCACCCAGAAGTGACGGTAATCATCCCTTTCGCCAAACACTAATCCAGGGTAAATCTGTTTTTTATCCAGAATTACCAACTTCTACTTTGGTAGAAATGGCTAGGGATGAAGAACATCTGCAATTACTGCAAAGTTTGGGAATGCGTTCTGTGATGGTGATTCCCTTCTACTCTCGTGAGCGATTATTCGGCGTAATTTCTTTTGTTACTGGTGAATCAGGTAGGCAATTCCAAGCAACAGACTTGGCATTGGCAGAAGATATTGCCCGACGTGCAGCAACAGCCATTGATAATGCCAGACTCTACCAAGAAACCCAACAAGCAAAACAAGCAGCTGAAATGGCCGTCAGTCGTACAGCAAGGCTACAAAGCATCACGTCTGCCCTCTCAGAAGCTTTAACTCCCCAACAAGTCGCTGATGTGATTGTTAATCAAGGGATTGCCGCCTTGGGTGCTAGTGGGGGTTCTGTAGTTTTAATTGAGGGAGACTCTGAGTTAAAGATATTGGAAGCAGTTGGTTATCCTCAATCTGTGAGAGAGAACTGGGCTAGTTTCCCAATTACAGCCAATGTTCCCATCGCGGTAGCTGCTAGAACTAAAGAGCCGATTTTTTTAGCCAATACAGAAATCCTAGCAGATCAATATCCTGAAATCGCCAATATTCCAGCCCTCACAGGTAATTGTGCCTTTGCTTGTATTCCTTTGATTGTTGAGCAGCAGACAATTGGAGTTTTGGCTTTAAGCTTTGCCACAACCCAAATATTTACCGCCGAAGACCAAAGATTTATGCTGACGTTAGCACAACAATGCGCCCAGGCGATCGCCCGCGCTCAACTTTACGAAGCCGAACGCAACGCCCGCGCCGCAGCTGAATCAGCCAACCGCATCAAAGATGAATTTCTCACAGTTCTTTCCCATGAACTGAGGACTCCCCTCAACCCGATATTAGGTTGGGCGAAGTTACTCCGTACCCGCAAACATAACGAAGCTACCATCATTCAAGCCTTAGAGACGATTGAACGCAATGCCAAGTTACAAACGCAACTAATTGATGACTTACTAGACGTTTCCCGAATTTTACGCGGCAAACTCCAACTCAATATTAGGGCTGTGGATTTGCGAACGACAATCACAGCTGCACTAGAAACGGTACGTTTAGCCGCAGAAGCTAAATCAATTGAAATGATCACCTGTTTAGATGCGCCTGTGGGACAAGTTATGGGTGATAGCGATCGCTTACAGCAGGTAGTCTGGAATTTACTCTCGAATGCTGTAAAGTTCACACCCCCCAACGGACAGGTACAAGTCACCTTAGAACAGGTAGGATTAGAAGCGCAAATCCAAGTCATTGATACAGGTAAGGGAATTACGCCAGAGTTTTTACCCCATGTGTTTGAGTATTTCCGCCAAGCCGATTCTAAAACTACCAGAATCTTTGGTGGGCTGGGACTAGGACTAGCTATCGTGCGTCATTTTGTCGAATTACATGGTGGTACAGTGCAAGCCGAAAGTGCCGGAGATGAACAAGGGGCAACCTTCACAGTTAAACTACCACTGACAAAAAATACTGAGGACAGATTGCTCAGTGCTGACTCTGCTATTGCAGAATCGGAAATACAAGACTCCTTACTGACTGGCGTGCAAATTCTGTTAGTGGATGATCAGCCAGATGTGCGGGAGTTTTTTAGCTTTGCCCTGGAACAGTATGGCGCAAATGTCACAACGGTGGAATCAGCACTAGCAGCACTAAAAATTTTAGCTGATACCAAGCCAGATGTATTGTTAAGCGATATTGGAATGCCAGAGATGGATGGTTATATGTTAGTGCGCCAAATCAGAAAATGGTCGCCAGAACAGGGTGGACAAATTCCAGCGATCGCTTTAACTGCCTATGCTGGAGAAATAGATCATCAACAAGCCTTAGCCGCAGGTTTCCAAAAACACATTCCCAAACCCGCCGAAACAGTAGAATTAGTGATGGCGATCGCACAATTACTGGGGCGTAACTGA
- a CDS encoding RNA-guided endonuclease InsQ/TnpB family protein, whose translation MRTAYQYRLRPTKQQVTEMDRWLSMCCAQYNYLLADRFNWYEQNRCPVNACPLVCHLPELRDNPDYYSQKKTLPELKKTHPHYGDIYSQVLQDVVKRVKVTFDRFLKGDSNGKRSGKPRFKSRTRYKTFTYPQMKDGCLQGNLIDLPKLGKVKVVLHRPLPDGFKIKTASITKKADDYYLTLSLEDSTIPEIKPDINPESITGIDMGLKEFLTTADAETVAIPQHYRKAQKRLRVIQKRVSRRKKGSKRRQKAVKQLSKQHKKVADKRKDFHFKTANNLLKKYDVIAHEDLNIKGLSRSRLSKSVHDAGWGSFLSILTNKAENAGLLVIPVKASGTTQECSNCGVKVPKKLHERWHKCSCGCSLDRDHNAAIVIRKRAEGHPVLKAKSLLRNSRIVLEAYTVCVRGAFRRKASV comes from the coding sequence TTGAGGACTGCATACCAGTACAGATTACGCCCGACAAAACAACAAGTAACAGAAATGGACAGATGGCTGTCTATGTGTTGCGCACAATATAACTATTTGTTGGCAGATAGATTTAACTGGTATGAGCAGAATCGCTGTCCTGTAAATGCTTGTCCTCTTGTTTGTCACCTTCCAGAGTTAAGAGACAATCCAGACTATTACTCGCAAAAGAAAACACTCCCTGAACTTAAAAAAACACATCCTCATTATGGTGATATTTATTCACAGGTTTTACAGGATGTAGTTAAAAGAGTTAAGGTAACTTTTGACCGTTTTCTTAAGGGTGATAGCAACGGAAAACGCAGTGGTAAGCCGAGGTTTAAATCTAGAACTAGATACAAAACCTTCACTTATCCACAAATGAAAGATGGATGTTTGCAGGGCAATTTAATTGATTTACCAAAACTAGGTAAAGTCAAAGTTGTGTTGCATCGTCCGTTGCCTGATGGTTTTAAAATTAAAACTGCTTCTATCACCAAAAAAGCTGACGATTATTACTTAACTCTCAGTCTAGAAGATTCTACGATTCCAGAAATCAAACCCGATATTAATCCAGAATCAATAACTGGTATTGATATGGGATTGAAAGAGTTTTTGACAACTGCTGATGCTGAAACAGTTGCTATTCCTCAACATTATCGCAAAGCTCAAAAACGTTTACGAGTAATACAGAAACGTGTCTCACGTCGTAAAAAGGGTAGTAAACGTAGACAGAAAGCTGTTAAGCAATTAAGTAAGCAACATAAAAAAGTTGCTGATAAGCGCAAAGATTTTCACTTTAAAACCGCTAATAATCTGCTTAAAAAATATGATGTAATTGCACATGAAGATTTAAACATCAAAGGACTTTCAAGGTCTAGACTTTCAAAGTCTGTACATGATGCTGGATGGGGTAGCTTCTTGTCAATCCTGACAAACAAAGCCGAAAATGCTGGTTTGTTGGTAATACCTGTTAAAGCATCTGGTACAACTCAAGAATGTTCCAACTGCGGTGTAAAAGTACCTAAAAAGCTACATGAACGATGGCATAAATGTAGCTGCGGTTGCTCTTTGGATCGTGATCATAATGCAGCCATCGTAATAAGAAAAAGAGCCGAGGGGCATCCGGTTCTTAAAGCCAAGAGTCTCCTACGCAATAGCCGGATTGTCTTGGAAGCCTACACTGTATGCGTTCGCGGAGCGTTCCGAAGGAAAGCATCAGTGTAG